Within the Pseudarthrobacter sp. W1I19 genome, the region TTCGCCGTTGCTTCGCACGCTGACTGCTGCGGAACATGCCGCAGGATATTTGGCCCCCTCGCTTGCGGACGACACCTTGGAACTGCTCGACGCCCTCGACACTCCCCTGCCGCTCGGGATCGACCAGCTGATCCTCCAGCACCCCGAGACATCCTTCCCCGCAGTCTGGCAACGCATTATCGCCAAACTTCGCGGGCACGGCGTCCAGGTCAGCGATGCGACTCAGGCACGTGTCCAGCCGCGCCTGACAATTCTCACAGCCGAAACAGAGTGGGAGGCCGCCGAGCAGGCAGCCCGTTGGCTTTCCAACGGAGACAACGCCAGAACAGCTGTGGTGTGCTCGGACAGCACCTCCGTCCTTGACCAGTACCTTGCCGGGCATGGACTACCCCGTCTGGGTGTGGGCGCCCGCTCCCCGTGGCGGGTACAGGACCAGCTAGTTCCCCTATTCTTCGAGCTCATCTGGGCCCCGGCCGACGTACGGCTCCTGGCTGAGTTCCTGTCGCTCCCCGGCAGCCCGGTCAAGCGACGGGCAGCGCACCACCTCCTCCAGGCCCTCCAACAGGCACCCGGCACAGGCGGCGCCGCTTGGAAGGAGGCCATCCGGAAGATTGCCGACGACGAACAGCTTGGTCATGACCTGGCCGCCATCCTCGACCGTACGTTTAACGCTGGCCTGATCACCGGGGACAACGCCAGCGGAGCCGACCTGGCGGGGAGCGCGGCGTGGTTGGCCGGGCGGCTGCGGGCCCGCGCCGCCGTCGACCCCGTCTTCCAGGCCCCGTCCACCCAGCTACAGCGGATTCTGGAGCTCGTCGCGCCCCTCCCGTCCGTCTCCCGCCGCGAGCTGCGGCGCATCATCTCCGCCGTGGTGACGCCAACGTCCAGCCCCTTAGTCGCCGCGGAAGCCAGTCCTTGGCTCCGGCTCAACCATCTGCACGAACTCGGTGGAAACGTCGAGAACGTACTGTGGTGGGGCTTCCGCAGTGGATCCGTGGCTCCGGGGCGGCGCTGGGACGCGCACGATGTCGAGACCCTCGCCAGGGTGGGTGTCCACCTGCCGTCACCGGAAGGCCTTGCGGCGCTTTCGGCCGGGCAGACGCTCGCAGCCGCCAGCCGGTGCCGGAACCTGGTCATCATCCAGGCCCAGCAGCTCAATGGCGAGCGGACGGAAAGCAATCCGCTCCTGGAGGCACTGGCCGCCGCCCAGCCCCCGCGCCCGGAAGAGGGAACTGCGAAGTCATTGTCCGAACGCATCGCCCTACTGAGCACGACGCCGGCCGAGCTCACCGGCCCCGACGGCCGCTGGCGGTTCGCCGGGCGGAGCGCCCAGCTGGTTCCCGTGGACCGGCACCTGCCCGTTCCACCTCCGCCTGTCCACGAAGTTGGCCCGAATCCCTCGCTACGACCGGAGCGACTGTCCTTCAGCCAGCTAACGACGCTGC harbors:
- a CDS encoding PD-(D/E)XK nuclease family protein gives rise to the protein MIVEFGWLLDRAPWAYTEPGLNHVRVGRKGLTTLLQTRLGITRPETPHAERIGQYLQRLQSIDTPAQWFHASLQVDPWSTAREVLDARDDAVSNGWDGTLPENGPDVAGPSPLLRTLTAAEHAAGYLAPSLADDTLELLDALDTPLPLGIDQLILQHPETSFPAVWQRIIAKLRGHGVQVSDATQARVQPRLTILTAETEWEAAEQAARWLSNGDNARTAVVCSDSTSVLDQYLAGHGLPRLGVGARSPWRVQDQLVPLFFELIWAPADVRLLAEFLSLPGSPVKRRAAHHLLQALQQAPGTGGAAWKEAIRKIADDEQLGHDLAAILDRTFNAGLITGDNASGADLAGSAAWLAGRLRARAAVDPVFQAPSTQLQRILELVAPLPSVSRRELRRIISAVVTPTSSPLVAAEASPWLRLNHLHELGGNVENVLWWGFRSGSVAPGRRWDAHDVETLARVGVHLPSPEGLAALSAGQTLAAASRCRNLVIIQAQQLNGERTESNPLLEALAAAQPPRPEEGTAKSLSERIALLSTTPAELTGPDGRWRFAGRSAQLVPVDRHLPVPPPPVHEVGPNPSLRPERLSFSQLTTLLGCSLAWVLQKKSRLHVADAAGIPMDNQMLGSFAHKVVEVLHHRLRPKNRAVPDETEIRLTVDELIPHYASELLLPGQLRRRSAVTATLVASIGTFFRQLSGGGITLQDVEREFEKDVLLSADGEEFTVHVKGSADAVGIDAEGRTVVVDLKWTNNAKYRREEIQQGTALQLALYQWALHSGDTPPDDPTAFYLLKQGAFASAHPHFGTPLPRAVEPAQLWTRAVAAAEFTVEEVLAGRITAAQPADDARTADVPDRAQVDADAGRHHIKPPCRFCDFGVLCGLKGDFS